Proteins from a genomic interval of Clostridium sp. M62/1:
- a CDS encoding lipopolysaccharide biosynthesis protein, protein MKLLRTLLIGSDENIEQRNMIWNMLGSFLYAFASMVLTIAVIQVVGEDQGGDFTFAFTTFGQHMFMVAYFGIRPFHITDTRQKYTFGEYLRLRFITCGAALLFGLLYVAAHGGTYTREKAMTVFLMVCYKVIDGFADAYEAEFQRDGRLYLTGKSNTFRTLLSVFCFMGSLVTTRDLVFSCVVAVAAQAAGVLLFDFSVIGHISGVDWKVRKHKTWWLFRDNILLFLSVIIDFYVFSASKYAVDANMASRDMSVFGAIFMPTSFINLVAGFVIRPYLTKLSCSWEGRDFRSFMGVIRQLAAIIAGLTVFAIGCAWFLGIPVLSMLYPKISYALKDCRTALILIILGGAGNAYVNLFYYSLIIMQKQPFIFIGYAVVGVMAVSISTPFVRAAGILGGAMSYLILMVTLAGCFAVTSAVFYLGEKKKERRGQND, encoded by the coding sequence ATGAAACTGCTGAGAACCCTTCTCATCGGCTCTGATGAGAATATCGAACAGAGAAATATGATCTGGAACATGCTGGGGAGCTTCCTGTACGCCTTTGCGTCCATGGTGCTCACTATCGCGGTTATTCAGGTGGTGGGGGAGGATCAGGGGGGCGATTTCACCTTTGCCTTTACCACCTTCGGACAGCATATGTTCATGGTGGCCTATTTTGGAATCCGGCCGTTCCATATCACTGATACGAGACAGAAGTATACCTTCGGAGAATATCTGCGCCTTCGCTTCATTACCTGCGGCGCTGCGCTGCTCTTCGGGCTTCTCTATGTGGCCGCCCACGGAGGAACTTATACCCGTGAGAAGGCGATGACTGTATTTCTGATGGTCTGCTACAAGGTGATCGACGGATTTGCAGACGCCTACGAGGCAGAGTTTCAGAGGGACGGACGGCTGTACCTGACAGGAAAATCAAATACCTTCCGCACCCTTCTCTCTGTTTTCTGCTTCATGGGAAGCCTGGTGACGACAAGGGATCTGGTATTCTCCTGCGTCGTGGCGGTGGCCGCCCAGGCGGCCGGCGTGCTGCTGTTTGACTTTTCGGTCATCGGCCATATTTCCGGCGTGGACTGGAAGGTGAGAAAACATAAGACCTGGTGGCTTTTCAGGGACAATATCCTTCTGTTTTTGTCGGTTATCATCGATTTCTATGTATTTTCCGCCTCCAAGTACGCAGTGGACGCCAATATGGCCAGCCGTGACATGTCTGTGTTCGGAGCGATTTTCATGCCCACCAGCTTTATCAATCTGGTGGCAGGCTTTGTCATCAGGCCCTATCTGACAAAGCTCTCCTGTTCCTGGGAGGGGCGGGATTTCAGGAGCTTTATGGGAGTGATCAGGCAGCTTGCGGCTATTATCGCGGGACTTACAGTGTTTGCCATCGGCTGTGCATGGTTTCTGGGAATCCCTGTACTCAGCATGCTGTACCCGAAAATCAGCTATGCCTTAAAGGACTGCCGCACGGCACTGATCCTGATTATTCTGGGAGGCGCCGGAAATGCTTATGTAAACCTGTTTTATTATTCCCTGATCATCATGCAGAAGCAGCCCTTTATTTTCATCGGCTATGCGGTTGTGGGGGTAATGGCTGTCAGCATTTCCACCCCGTTTGTGCGCGCAGCGGGAATCCTGGGAGGGGCAATGTCCTATCTGATTCTCATGGTGACACTGGCGGGCTGCTTTGCCGTCACCTCGGCAGTATTTTACCTGGGAGAAAAGAAAAAGGAAAGGAGGGGCCAGAATGATTAA
- a CDS encoding LicD family protein produces the protein MTGTKNQEEYEMGHPEFYEPETLKRLQGEILSILDDFTAICDRYHLEYFGIAGTGIGAIRHRGFIPWDDDIDIAMPRKDFERLIKIVERTMGDKYLVLNGKKYPNYPLMTTRLVKRGTVFVEKVMKDVDCPFGIFLDLYVLDNVSDNPLLYQIQSWEAWFYSKLLILRSIPRPTLAQKGVKAELIWAVCRLAYQGMKLLRISPDGIRWRCEKACRRYRKQDTRRMAFLPDTSPYWNVVDRTKCYPLKKLEFEGRMLNFPANIDEMLWNMYGDYMELPPVEKRKTHYPYRLEFSEENR, from the coding sequence ATGACAGGAACAAAAAATCAGGAGGAATACGAAATGGGACACCCGGAATTTTACGAGCCGGAAACCTTAAAGCGGCTTCAGGGGGAGATTCTCTCCATCCTGGACGATTTTACGGCAATCTGCGACAGATACCACCTGGAATATTTCGGCATTGCCGGCACAGGGATCGGCGCCATCCGCCACAGGGGCTTCATTCCCTGGGACGATGACATTGACATTGCCATGCCGAGGAAGGATTTTGAGCGGCTGATAAAAATTGTGGAGAGGACCATGGGGGACAAGTACCTGGTTTTAAACGGGAAAAAATACCCAAACTATCCTCTCATGACAACCCGCCTGGTAAAGAGGGGGACAGTCTTTGTGGAAAAGGTGATGAAGGATGTGGACTGCCCCTTCGGGATCTTTCTGGATCTCTATGTGCTTGACAATGTGTCGGACAATCCTCTCCTCTACCAGATTCAGTCCTGGGAGGCCTGGTTTTACAGCAAGCTCCTGATCCTGAGAAGCATTCCACGGCCGACCCTCGCCCAGAAGGGCGTGAAGGCGGAGCTTATCTGGGCTGTGTGCAGGCTGGCGTACCAGGGGATGAAGCTCCTTCGGATCTCGCCGGACGGCATCCGCTGGCGCTGTGAGAAGGCCTGCCGCCGCTACAGGAAGCAGGATACCAGAAGGATGGCCTTTCTGCCGGATACCAGTCCCTACTGGAATGTGGTGGACAGAACGAAGTGCTACCCTTTAAAGAAGCTGGAATTTGAGGGCAGGATGTTAAACTTCCCCGCCAATATCGACGAGATGCTCTGGAACATGTACGGGGATTATATGGAGCTTCCGCCGGTGGAAAAGAGAAAGACCCATTACCCCTACCGGCTGGAATTTTCTGAGGAGAACAGATGA
- the glf gene encoding UDP-galactopyranose mutase has product MTGKKYDYLLVGSGLFSAVFACMARRHNKSCLVLEKRNHIGGNIYCEEMEGIRVHKYGAHIFHTSDREVWEFVNQFTEFNRYTNSPVANYKGEMYNMPFNMNTFSKMWNISTPAQARAIIEKQRAVIAGEPKNLEEQAISLVGTDIYEKLVKGYTEKQWGRDCRELPGFIIRRLPVRYTYDNNYFNDTFQGIPVEGYNALIEKLFEGCEIRTGVDYLQCRDEYRGAAERVVYTGTIDGYFGFRYGNLEYRSLKFETETLDTDNFQGVAVVNYTDRETPFTRIIEHKHFEFGTQEKTVITREYPADWKPGMEPYYPVNDEKNQALYERYRTLAEKEENVIFGGRLAEYKYYDMDKVIRSALDRAKEEFGE; this is encoded by the coding sequence ATGACAGGGAAGAAATACGATTATCTGCTGGTAGGAAGCGGACTTTTCAGCGCAGTGTTCGCCTGTATGGCAAGACGGCACAACAAGAGCTGCCTGGTGCTTGAAAAGAGGAATCATATCGGCGGAAATATTTACTGTGAAGAGATGGAGGGAATCCGGGTTCACAAATACGGCGCCCATATTTTCCACACCTCAGACCGGGAGGTATGGGAGTTTGTCAACCAGTTTACAGAATTCAACCGCTATACCAACAGCCCGGTGGCAAACTACAAGGGTGAGATGTACAACATGCCTTTTAATATGAACACCTTCAGCAAAATGTGGAATATCTCCACTCCGGCCCAGGCCAGGGCAATCATAGAGAAACAGAGGGCTGTGATCGCGGGAGAGCCGAAAAATCTGGAGGAGCAGGCCATCAGCCTGGTGGGAACGGATATTTATGAAAAGCTGGTTAAGGGCTATACGGAAAAACAGTGGGGCCGGGACTGCAGAGAGCTTCCGGGCTTTATCATCCGCCGCCTGCCGGTGCGCTATACCTACGACAACAATTATTTCAACGATACCTTCCAGGGGATCCCGGTGGAGGGCTACAATGCCCTGATTGAAAAGCTGTTTGAGGGCTGCGAGATCCGCACAGGGGTGGACTACCTGCAGTGCAGAGACGAGTACAGGGGTGCGGCAGAACGTGTGGTATACACGGGGACCATTGACGGCTATTTCGGCTTCCGGTACGGAAACCTGGAATACAGAAGCCTGAAATTTGAGACAGAGACACTGGACACAGACAATTTTCAGGGCGTGGCGGTGGTGAACTACACAGATCGGGAAACTCCGTTTACCAGGATCATTGAACATAAGCACTTTGAATTCGGGACACAGGAAAAGACAGTGATTACCAGGGAATATCCGGCAGACTGGAAACCGGGAATGGAACCCTACTATCCGGTCAACGATGAGAAAAACCAGGCCCTCTATGAAAGGTACAGAACGCTTGCCGAAAAGGAGGAGAACGTGATCTTCGGCGGCCGTCTGGCAGAGTACAAATATTACGACATGGACAAGGTGATCCGCTCTGCCCTTGACCGGGCGAAGGAAGAATTCGGGGAATAG
- the leuA gene encoding 2-isopropylmalate synthase: MLNYKKYKRVPVVDYPERQWPNKEIEKAPVWCSVDLRDGNQALVEPMVVEEKIEMFNLLLRLGFKEIEIGFPAASQIEYDFLRQLVERKLIPDDVTIQVLTQCREHLIRRTFESIRGVKKAIVHIYNSTSTLQREVVFHKDREEIKEIAVEGTKLVKKYMADHDGEVILEYSPESFTGTELDFALDICTAVQEEWKPTPEHKMIINLPATVEMTTPNVYADQIEWMNRHFKNRDTIILSVHPHNDRGTGIAATELALLAGAERVEGTLLGNGERTGNVDILNIAYNMFSQGINPELEIENIKEIVEVCEHCTKMPVDPRHPYAGKLVFTAFSGSHQDAISKGMQALSKRTDGIWEVPYLPIDPSDIGREYEPVVRINSQSGKGGVAFVMDTFYGFKLPKGMHKEFADIIQEIAERQGEVAPEQIFDEFKKNYIDRKEPIHFRRCQITDRELDEGEFATVANVIYTDHGQEKQFEGVGNGPIDAIQRGLEDALGIEIRVLDYSEHALRSGSGAQAASYIHLLNVKTGETTYGVGISSNITRSSIRGIFSAVNRLFY; this comes from the coding sequence ATGCTGAACTATAAAAAATATAAGAGAGTTCCTGTTGTTGATTACCCGGAGCGCCAGTGGCCGAATAAGGAGATTGAGAAAGCGCCTGTCTGGTGCAGCGTGGATCTGAGGGACGGAAACCAGGCGCTGGTGGAGCCCATGGTGGTGGAGGAGAAGATAGAGATGTTTAACCTCCTCCTTCGTCTCGGATTTAAGGAGATTGAGATCGGCTTCCCGGCCGCATCCCAGATTGAGTATGACTTTTTAAGGCAGCTTGTGGAGAGAAAGCTGATCCCGGACGATGTGACCATTCAGGTGCTTACTCAGTGCAGAGAGCATCTGATCCGGAGAACCTTTGAGTCCATCCGTGGCGTAAAGAAGGCCATTGTCCACATTTATAATTCTACCTCCACTCTTCAGAGAGAGGTGGTATTCCACAAGGACAGGGAGGAGATCAAGGAGATCGCCGTCGAGGGGACAAAGCTGGTAAAGAAGTATATGGCTGATCACGACGGGGAGGTTATCCTGGAGTACTCGCCGGAGAGCTTTACGGGAACGGAGCTTGATTTTGCCCTGGACATCTGCACAGCTGTCCAGGAGGAGTGGAAGCCCACACCGGAGCACAAGATGATTATTAATCTCCCGGCTACTGTGGAGATGACCACACCGAACGTGTATGCGGATCAGATCGAGTGGATGAACAGGCATTTCAAGAACCGCGACACCATTATCCTGAGCGTTCACCCACACAACGACAGGGGAACGGGAATTGCAGCCACGGAGCTTGCACTGCTTGCCGGCGCCGAGCGGGTGGAGGGAACCCTTCTCGGAAACGGCGAGCGCACCGGAAATGTGGATATTTTAAATATCGCCTACAATATGTTCTCCCAGGGAATTAATCCCGAACTGGAGATTGAGAATATCAAGGAGATCGTGGAAGTCTGCGAGCACTGCACGAAGATGCCCGTGGATCCACGCCATCCATACGCGGGAAAGCTGGTATTTACAGCATTTTCCGGCTCTCACCAGGATGCGATCAGCAAGGGAATGCAGGCGCTCTCCAAACGGACGGACGGTATCTGGGAGGTTCCCTACCTTCCCATCGATCCCAGCGACATCGGCCGCGAGTACGAGCCGGTTGTCCGCATCAACAGTCAGTCCGGCAAGGGCGGCGTAGCCTTCGTGATGGATACCTTCTATGGCTTCAAGCTGCCTAAGGGAATGCACAAGGAGTTCGCGGACATTATCCAGGAGATTGCGGAGAGGCAGGGAGAGGTCGCCCCGGAGCAGATCTTCGACGAGTTCAAGAAAAACTATATAGACCGCAAGGAGCCGATCCATTTCAGAAGATGCCAGATCACAGACAGGGAGCTGGACGAGGGCGAGTTTGCTACAGTGGCAAATGTGATCTATACCGATCACGGCCAGGAGAAGCAGTTTGAGGGAGTCGGAAACGGTCCTATCGACGCGATCCAGAGAGGACTGGAGGACGCGCTGGGCATCGAGATCCGCGTTCTCGACTACTCGGAGCACGCACTGCGCTCCGGTTCCGGCGCACAGGCAGCTTCCTACATCCACCTGCTGAATGTAAAGACAGGGGAGACCACCTACGGCGTCGGCATCAGCTCCAACATTACACGATCCTCCATCCGCGGCATTTTCAGCGCGGTGAACAGGCTGTTCTATTGA
- a CDS encoding extracellular solute-binding protein has translation MKKKTLALMFAAAALACTALTGCSGSGKEEEVVIYSNADDEAVEAMKKTLDANGYEGKYLFQTFGTSELGGKVMAEGTDIEADLLTLSTFYLDSAQEQQNMFQKLNFDYELLNADEKRDYCAPITSQEGTIIVNTELMAEKNLDMPESLKDLTKPEYKDLISVTDIKSSSTAWLLIQGLVDAYGEDGAKEVLTGIYENAGPHIETSGSAPLKKVRAGEVAVGFGLRQQAVADKAEGLPIDYVDPTEGNFSLTESVAVVDKGEGTNPLAQEMAECIITKGRSELQKYYPNAVYEGETTSSENSSKYPKTFPEPLTIELLEKHQELSESCK, from the coding sequence ATGAAAAAGAAAACACTCGCACTGATGTTTGCAGCAGCAGCCCTCGCCTGTACAGCTCTTACAGGCTGTTCCGGTTCCGGCAAGGAAGAGGAGGTTGTCATCTACTCCAACGCTGACGATGAGGCCGTGGAGGCCATGAAAAAGACGCTGGACGCCAATGGATATGAGGGAAAATATCTGTTCCAGACCTTCGGAACCTCCGAGCTTGGCGGCAAGGTTATGGCAGAGGGGACAGATATTGAAGCGGATCTGCTCACACTCAGCACCTTCTATCTTGACAGCGCTCAGGAGCAGCAGAATATGTTCCAGAAGCTGAACTTTGACTATGAGCTGTTAAATGCAGATGAGAAGAGAGATTACTGTGCTCCGATCACCTCTCAGGAGGGAACGATTATTGTAAATACAGAGCTGATGGCAGAAAAGAATCTGGATATGCCGGAGAGCCTGAAGGATCTGACAAAGCCGGAGTACAAGGATCTGATTTCTGTGACAGACATCAAGAGCTCCTCCACTGCCTGGCTGCTGATCCAGGGTCTGGTGGATGCTTATGGCGAGGATGGCGCTAAGGAGGTTCTCACAGGAATTTACGAGAATGCAGGCCCGCACATCGAGACTTCCGGCTCTGCTCCCCTTAAAAAGGTCAGGGCAGGAGAGGTGGCAGTCGGCTTTGGGCTTCGCCAGCAGGCTGTGGCAGATAAGGCAGAAGGCCTTCCCATCGACTATGTGGATCCCACAGAGGGCAATTTCTCCCTGACAGAGTCAGTGGCTGTGGTGGACAAGGGAGAGGGGACAAATCCCTTAGCCCAGGAGATGGCAGAGTGCATTATCACAAAGGGACGCTCAGAGCTTCAGAAATACTATCCGAACGCCGTCTATGAAGGAGAGACAACCAGCTCTGAGAACAGCTCCAAATATCCAAAGACTTTCCCGGAGCCTCTGACGATCGAGCTTCTCGAGAAGCACCAGGAGCTTTCTGAGAGCTGCAAGTAG
- a CDS encoding ABC transporter permease subunit — protein MTGRKEYEIKGIYAAVVAIFAVFLAVPVIRLLMESFMADAGVSVRNYAQVLTERGFAAALANSVKVSVSSALIATALAFFLAYTIQYTRVPGKFKSLIRLAAVLPMLLPTLTYGFAIIYSFGKQGLLTKLFGRQFFEIYGFGGLLFGYVIYTLPVSFLLILNTMGYIDKKFSVVSRIMGDSPFKNFLQTVVRPLLGTLAASMVQCFFLCFTDYGIPASVGGEYDVVATVLYNEMLGSVPNFNRGAVVAMMMLIPSVISIALLHYLERYNIRYTKISAVDLRKNRVRDGIFMAGSAMILLMLISVFAVIFVVPLVREWPYQTSFTMEHVIDTLTDSSLFGVYQNSLFVAVCTAAAGLLITYGAALATARSGLKGRLKAVIDSIALVTNTIPGMVIGIAFMFIFSGTPLQNTFLLIIICNVVHFFSTPYLMMKNSLSKLNSSWEATAALMGDSWIKTIVRIITPNMVSTLLEVFGYYFVNAMVTVSAVIFIAGARTMVITTKMKELQYYTKFNEVFVLSLLILATNLAVKGILAVLMRSGKIGRQQARA, from the coding sequence ATGACAGGAAGAAAAGAATACGAGATAAAAGGAATTTACGCGGCAGTGGTGGCAATTTTTGCAGTATTTCTCGCAGTTCCCGTCATCCGCCTTTTGATGGAATCCTTTATGGCGGACGCCGGCGTAAGCGTCAGAAATTACGCGCAGGTGCTGACGGAGAGAGGCTTTGCCGCGGCTCTGGCAAACAGCGTCAAGGTTTCTGTGTCCAGCGCCCTGATCGCCACAGCCCTGGCCTTCTTCCTTGCATACACAATTCAGTATACAAGAGTGCCGGGAAAATTTAAGAGCCTGATCCGGCTGGCGGCCGTTCTGCCCATGCTGCTCCCGACGCTGACCTACGGCTTTGCTATCATCTATTCCTTCGGAAAGCAGGGACTTCTGACAAAGCTGTTTGGAAGGCAGTTTTTTGAGATTTACGGCTTTGGAGGACTTCTGTTCGGATACGTGATTTATACGCTTCCGGTGTCCTTCCTGCTCATTCTCAATACCATGGGGTACATTGACAAAAAATTCTCTGTCGTGTCCAGGATCATGGGGGACAGCCCCTTTAAAAATTTCCTTCAGACCGTGGTGAGACCGCTTTTGGGAACCCTGGCAGCTTCCATGGTACAGTGCTTTTTCCTCTGCTTTACGGATTACGGAATTCCGGCATCTGTGGGCGGTGAGTACGATGTGGTGGCAACAGTTCTCTACAATGAAATGCTGGGAAGCGTGCCCAATTTTAACAGGGGCGCTGTGGTAGCCATGATGATGCTGATACCGTCTGTCATCAGCATTGCGCTGCTCCACTATCTGGAGCGCTACAACATCCGCTACACAAAGATTTCAGCAGTAGATTTGAGGAAAAACAGAGTCAGGGACGGAATTTTCATGGCGGGCTCTGCAATGATTCTGCTGATGCTGATCTCGGTGTTCGCCGTGATCTTTGTGGTTCCTCTGGTGAGAGAGTGGCCTTATCAGACAAGCTTTACCATGGAGCATGTCATAGATACACTGACTGACAGCAGTCTGTTCGGCGTCTATCAGAACTCTCTGTTTGTGGCAGTCTGCACAGCCGCTGCAGGACTGCTTATCACCTACGGGGCAGCCCTGGCCACAGCCAGAAGCGGGCTTAAGGGAAGGCTCAAGGCAGTGATTGACAGCATTGCTCTGGTGACAAACACGATTCCGGGAATGGTCATCGGTATTGCGTTCATGTTCATCTTCTCAGGAACGCCTCTCCAGAATACCTTCCTCTTAATCATCATCTGCAATGTGGTGCATTTTTTCTCCACCCCCTACCTGATGATGAAAAATTCCCTCTCAAAGCTCAACAGCTCCTGGGAGGCCACAGCAGCCCTGATGGGGGACAGCTGGATCAAAACGATTGTAAGAATTATCACACCCAACATGGTTTCCACCCTTCTTGAGGTGTTCGGCTATTACTTTGTAAACGCCATGGTGACAGTCAGCGCCGTAATTTTCATTGCAGGAGCCCGCACTATGGTTATCACGACCAAGATGAAGGAACTTCAGTATTATACCAAGTTCAACGAGGTATTTGTGCTGTCACTGCTGATTCTGGCAACCAACCTGGCGGTAAAAGGGATTCTGGCAGTTCTGATGCGCAGCGGAAAAATTGGCAGACAGCAGGCCCGGGCCTGA
- a CDS encoding ABC transporter ATP-binding protein yields MLILKNIKKSYDGVTILHDINLEIKDGEIVSILGPSGCGKTTLLNLILGLTDPDEGQILFNGQEMTGVPMEKRGFNIVFQDYALFPNLNVYKNITYGLKNKPGISTRQEVEELIDLLGLREHLTKKIEQLSGGQKQRVALARTMVMKPKILLLDEPLSALDGVIKESIKEKIRQIARDYHLTTIIVTHDPEEALTLSDKVLIVNQGEISQYGTPEEIVFHPGNRFVEEFILNQLEIKRKNIFRLFNKTVDIQNREAVSLSADVKLREQAV; encoded by the coding sequence ATGCTAATACTGAAAAACATAAAAAAATCGTATGACGGAGTCACGATCCTTCATGACATCAACCTGGAAATCAAGGATGGGGAGATCGTTTCTATTCTGGGGCCGTCCGGCTGCGGCAAGACAACTCTTTTAAACCTGATTCTGGGGCTTACGGATCCGGATGAGGGACAGATTTTATTCAACGGACAGGAGATGACAGGGGTGCCCATGGAAAAAAGGGGATTCAACATTGTATTCCAGGATTACGCCCTGTTTCCAAACTTAAATGTATATAAAAATATTACATACGGCCTGAAAAACAAACCCGGAATCTCCACCAGGCAGGAAGTGGAGGAGCTGATTGACCTCTTAGGCCTGAGAGAGCATCTCACAAAGAAGATTGAGCAGCTTTCCGGCGGCCAGAAGCAGAGGGTGGCTCTTGCCAGGACCATGGTCATGAAACCGAAGATCCTGCTTCTCGACGAGCCCCTCAGCGCCTTGGACGGAGTGATCAAGGAGTCCATCAAAGAGAAAATCCGCCAGATCGCCAGGGATTACCATTTAACGACGATTATTGTCACCCATGACCCGGAGGAGGCCCTCACCCTGTCAGACAAGGTGCTGATTGTTAATCAGGGAGAGATTTCGCAGTATGGAACGCCGGAGGAGATTGTGTTCCATCCGGGCAACCGCTTCGTAGAGGAATTTATTTTAAATCAGCTGGAGATCAAGAGGAAAAATATCTTCCGCCTCTTTAACAAGACGGTTGATATACAGAACCGCGAGGCGGTAAGCCTTTCAGCGGACGTAAAGCTCAGGGAACAGGCGGTGTAG